One region of Sulfuriroseicoccus oceanibius genomic DNA includes:
- a CDS encoding barstar family protein, whose product MPVSRAVKIQLEGVSSKEELHERLAHALAFPDYYGRNWDAFWDCITELAFDDVSEVTLTDWDGFPASLTDDAAKLLRCLNEWTHEMPGDARPSLFIETGGRRVELPDTISTPSFTTLVTKDILFSDDFLRRGVIALRDDQNYEVRIERWEYHDDPISYPSRYGYWSEIGKPSLTDSLELGRQLSIDHGCKNKG is encoded by the coding sequence ATGCCCGTGTCCCGAGCAGTCAAAATTCAGCTCGAAGGTGTTTCATCGAAAGAGGAGCTCCACGAGCGTTTAGCGCACGCGCTAGCGTTTCCGGATTACTATGGCCGGAACTGGGACGCATTCTGGGACTGCATTACGGAGCTGGCATTCGACGACGTTTCAGAGGTGACGCTAACGGACTGGGACGGTTTCCCTGCCTCCCTGACTGACGATGCCGCCAAATTGCTGCGATGCCTGAACGAATGGACTCATGAGATGCCAGGCGATGCTCGTCCAAGCCTGTTTATTGAGACTGGTGGTCGCCGAGTGGAGCTTCCAGATACCATTTCCACTCCCTCGTTTACCACGCTGGTCACCAAGGATATTCTTTTCTCAGACGATTTCCTTCGCAGAGGCGTGATCGCCCTTCGCGATGACCAAAACTATGAAGTTCGCATCGAGCGCTGGGAGTATCATGACGATCCGATTTCCTATCCATCCCGCTATGGCTACTGGTCGGAGATCGGCAAGCCTTCGCTCACAGACTCACTTGAGTTGGGGCGACAACTCTCGATAGATCACGGATGCAAAAACAAGGGCTAA
- a CDS encoding tetratricopeptide repeat protein gives MLRALIIMGLFSTLFGCKNEEAAEQHAEPVAVVVTNDDDHNAIYERGSQLISPHMQLLNRDPKVTKKLIEQVTRGIADLDAVTAYNPGNWAAYWIKGKGYQVLGDPQAANAEFKASFDIQKENPDVAREYASTCLDLGLGAEAVRATEHAITLTPDDAGLYANLALALLISGKNVEAKEAVDRSLQMAPNDQISQAVRNIVDDVISGVRPQPKNMADLHKG, from the coding sequence ATGCTCCGCGCACTCATCATCATGGGACTCTTCTCAACACTATTCGGCTGCAAGAACGAGGAAGCCGCTGAGCAACACGCCGAGCCTGTTGCTGTCGTCGTGACTAACGACGATGATCACAATGCAATTTACGAACGAGGAAGCCAGTTGATCTCTCCTCATATGCAGCTCCTTAACCGCGATCCGAAAGTTACCAAGAAGTTGATAGAGCAGGTTACACGAGGCATTGCGGATTTGGATGCCGTAACAGCATACAATCCAGGGAACTGGGCAGCTTACTGGATCAAGGGCAAGGGATACCAAGTTCTGGGCGACCCTCAGGCCGCCAACGCTGAGTTCAAGGCCTCATTCGACATTCAGAAGGAGAATCCAGACGTCGCGCGAGAGTATGCGTCAACCTGTCTAGATCTGGGACTTGGCGCAGAAGCAGTTCGCGCCACAGAGCATGCAATTACGCTGACGCCGGATGATGCTGGGCTCTATGCCAACCTCGCACTAGCATTGCTCATTAGTGGTAAGAACGTAGAAGCTAAGGAGGCCGTCGATCGGTCACTCCAGATGGCACCTAATGATCAGATCTCACAAGCGGTCCGAAACATTGTAGACGACGTTATCTCCGGTGTGAGACCGCAACCAAAAAACATGGCCGACCTCCACAAGGGCTAA
- a CDS encoding rhodanese-like domain-containing protein, translating to MSESKDQPTHSEDLPPLHGGMTMTEVLSAFPGAQRALFAAFHIGGCQACGFQPGETLAQVCDRNEDVTLDEAIKTIVENHQSDVSLSISPQELQTALAGDDAPSLVDIRTHEEFDAVKIEGALFFSENLQQEIFGTWPKESPIVVYDHTGNRALDAAAYFIGHGFSNTRALTGGIDAWAKEVDKNIPRYKLEFDA from the coding sequence ATGAGCGAATCCAAAGACCAACCCACCCACAGCGAAGACCTGCCGCCCCTTCACGGCGGTATGACGATGACCGAGGTTTTGTCGGCGTTCCCCGGAGCACAGCGCGCGCTTTTTGCCGCGTTTCACATTGGCGGCTGCCAGGCCTGCGGGTTCCAGCCGGGTGAGACTTTGGCACAGGTGTGCGATCGCAATGAGGACGTGACGCTCGACGAGGCGATCAAAACCATCGTCGAGAACCATCAGAGCGATGTCTCGTTGTCGATTTCCCCTCAGGAACTTCAGACAGCGCTGGCCGGTGATGACGCTCCGTCGCTCGTCGACATCCGCACGCACGAGGAATTCGACGCCGTGAAGATCGAGGGCGCGCTTTTCTTTTCCGAGAACCTGCAGCAGGAGATTTTCGGAACATGGCCTAAAGAGTCGCCGATTGTAGTGTATGATCATACCGGCAACCGCGCACTGGACGCCGCAGCCTATTTCATCGGCCACGGGTTTTCCAACACGCGGGCACTGACCGGCGGCATCGACGCCTGGGCCAAAGAGGTCGACAAGAACATCCCACGCTACAAGCTCGAGTTCGACGCCTAA
- a CDS encoding iron-sulfur cluster assembly scaffold protein, which produces MDEKKLNDAIANPQNLGEMADADSVGTVGSPDCGDMVRMWLKFKEEDGRKVIDRASFQSFGCQTAIAVASMATEMLKGKTVDEARQLKAEEMTGDIGALPPMKIHCGQLVEGALKSALDNDGTEAPAPAPESPATNAPTLADSLRSQPATGKGKIRIVKLTDDNDQ; this is translated from the coding sequence ATGGACGAAAAGAAGCTCAACGACGCCATCGCCAACCCACAAAACCTGGGCGAGATGGCCGATGCCGACAGTGTGGGCACCGTGGGATCGCCGGACTGCGGCGACATGGTGCGCATGTGGCTCAAGTTCAAAGAAGAAGACGGACGCAAGGTGATCGACCGCGCGTCGTTCCAGTCATTTGGCTGCCAGACGGCCATTGCTGTGGCCTCGATGGCGACTGAAATGCTCAAGGGAAAAACCGTCGATGAAGCACGCCAGCTCAAGGCCGAAGAAATGACCGGCGACATCGGAGCGCTGCCACCGATGAAAATTCACTGTGGCCAGCTGGTGGAAGGCGCATTGAAAAGCGCTCTCGACAACGACGGCACCGAAGCCCCGGCACCAGCGCCGGAATCACCGGCCACCAACGCCCCCACACTGGCCGACAGCTTGCGCAGCCAACCCGCAACCGGAAAAGGCAAAATTCGCATTGTCAAACTGACCGACGACAACGATCAATAA
- the sufT gene encoding putative Fe-S cluster assembly protein SufT, with translation MQHGEVEISREVEAIQIPSGERITLPAGLNVIITQSLGGTYTVATTQGLARISEKDADALGIDPNAANEAAEAAADLDPDDLVGHVWAQLKNVYDPEIPVNIVDLGLVYDCFIDEEGDKKTAMVKMTLTAPGCGMGPTIAADAQSRIMTINGIEDAHVDLVWEPAWNQDMISEEGKMKLGMI, from the coding sequence ATGCAACACGGAGAAGTCGAAATCAGCCGCGAAGTCGAAGCTATTCAGATCCCAAGCGGTGAGCGCATCACGCTTCCTGCCGGATTGAACGTGATCATCACCCAGTCGCTCGGCGGCACCTACACCGTCGCCACCACGCAGGGACTCGCCCGCATTTCCGAAAAAGATGCCGATGCACTCGGGATCGACCCGAACGCCGCCAACGAAGCCGCGGAAGCCGCTGCAGACCTCGATCCTGACGATCTGGTCGGCCACGTCTGGGCCCAGCTCAAAAATGTCTACGACCCGGAAATCCCGGTCAACATCGTCGACCTCGGCTTGGTCTACGACTGCTTCATCGATGAAGAAGGCGACAAAAAGACCGCAATGGTCAAGATGACCCTAACCGCTCCGGGATGTGGCATGGGCCCGACCATCGCTGCCGACGCACAGAGCCGCATCATGACCATCAACGGCATCGAAGACGCCCATGTCGACCTCGTTTGGGAGCCAGCCTGGAACCAGGACATGATCTCCGAAGAAGGAAAAATGAAGCTCGGCATGATCTAA
- a CDS encoding small basic protein, translated as MSQHPSLKSSKTVGAKRNVLKRFERIKVLKERGKWEEGKGLTGLPKTQPEA; from the coding sequence ATGTCCCAGCACCCAAGCCTCAAGTCGTCGAAAACCGTCGGAGCCAAGCGCAACGTTCTCAAGCGTTTCGAGCGTATCAAGGTTCTCAAAGAGCGTGGCAAGTGGGAAGAAGGCAAAGGCCTCACCGGTCTGCCTAAGACCCAGCCAGAAGCCTAA